In Candidatus Nealsonbacteria bacterium DGGOD1a, one DNA window encodes the following:
- a CDS encoding 1-acyl-sn-glycerol-3-phosphate acyltransferase: MNTFVSTLSRMLLGGAVRNLLIKDIKGGNNIPKGNFILASNHLSHMDWFMSGYITTPRRFTFIAQVDQYAGFKKLWRNIIYFYGGIIPIDRKSDQSKKDAVATAIKMLGRGYCVVIYPEGGRAYDGVMRNFKSGVGKLHLDSGVPVLPVAIEGTQELMPPHGRLKFRKAARINIGKPLIFGPEIAAAGKMDKESFEYRKLCAGVSGRIEDEVRKLLKENGN, encoded by the coding sequence ATGAATACTTTCGTTTCAACTTTATCGCGAATGTTGCTTGGGGGAGCGGTCAGGAATTTGCTGATCAAAGACATCAAGGGCGGGAATAATATTCCCAAGGGCAACTTTATTTTGGCTTCCAATCATTTGAGCCATATGGACTGGTTTATGAGCGGCTATATCACCACGCCGCGCAGATTTACTTTCATCGCCCAAGTCGACCAGTACGCGGGTTTTAAAAAATTGTGGCGCAACATTATTTATTTTTACGGCGGGATAATTCCGATCGACCGCAAAAGCGATCAATCAAAGAAAGACGCGGTCGCGACGGCGATAAAAATGCTTGGCCGCGGATATTGCGTGGTGATCTATCCGGAAGGCGGGAGGGCGTATGACGGAGTAATGCGCAATTTCAAATCAGGCGTAGGCAAATTGCATTTGGACAGCGGCGTTCCCGTTTTGCCGGTGGCCATCGAGGGAACCCAGGAATTGATGCCGCCCCATGGCCGGTTGAAATTCAGAAAAGCGGCGCGAATAAATATCGGCAAACCGTTGATTTTCGGTCCTGAAATCGCGGCCGCGGGAAAAATGGACAAGGAGTCGTTCGAATACCGCAAACTTTGCGCCGGTGTTTCCGGACGGATTGAAGATGAGGTGCGGAAATT
- a CDS encoding 1-acyl-sn-glycerol-3-phosphate acyltransferase, with protein sequence MEKTVSTIAWLFPGQCIKRMFVKEVEGRENFPKGNFIYAANHLSHIDWLIDGAILTPRRFTFIGQVDKMTGIKGFLRDLIYWWVQVIPVDRNDHESKKRAAMAAQTILKRGYCLVVYPEGTRSRDGKLHEFKPGVGRFHLESGVPVLPVAHFGTYELMAPGEKFRAKRIVKIKIGKPLDFAKERKAAELLDKKSQAYYGLCVDVAKKVEEAVRELLKD encoded by the coding sequence ATGGAAAAGACGGTTTCAACGATCGCGTGGCTTTTCCCCGGGCAATGCATTAAAAGGATGTTTGTCAAGGAAGTGGAAGGCCGGGAAAATTTTCCTAAAGGGAATTTTATTTACGCGGCCAACCATTTGAGCCATATTGATTGGCTGATTGACGGCGCGATTCTGACGCCGCGGCGATTCACTTTTATCGGTCAAGTGGATAAAATGACCGGGATCAAAGGATTTTTGCGCGACTTGATTTATTGGTGGGTCCAGGTGATTCCGGTTGACCGCAACGATCACGAATCAAAAAAGAGAGCCGCGATGGCCGCGCAAACAATACTTAAAAGAGGTTATTGCTTGGTAGTTTATCCGGAAGGCACGCGGTCGCGCGACGGCAAATTGCACGAATTCAAGCCGGGCGTGGGCCGGTTTCATCTGGAGAGCGGCGTTCCCGTTTTGCCGGTGGCGCATTTTGGCACTTATGAGTTGATGGCGCCGGGGGAGAAATTCAGGGCGAAAAGAATCGTAAAAATAAAAATCGGCAAACCTCTTGATTTTGCCAAAGAAAGGAAGGCGGCGGAATTGCTGGACAAGAAATCGCAAGCCTATTACGGGCTTTGCGTTGATGTTGCCAAAAAGGTTGAGGAAGCGGTTAGAGAATTGTTAAAAGATTAA
- a CDS encoding nitronate monooxygenase encodes MFENNKLAKLLNIKYPVIQGGMAGVSESVLASAVSNAGGLGVIGSGFASAAWLDEEIKKTKLLTGKPFGVNLLLQNPNVSELVKAIIANKVPVVFTGGGNPVSLMPFLKQAGVKIIPVVPYARLAVKMEQAGADAVVVEGLESGGHIGESTTMCLVPQAAGMVKDIPVIAAGGICDGRAMAAAMVLGADGVQIGTRFLAATECQVSESYKKAVINAADENIAVVARFTGHPVRMINNKFVESVRKIEEKNPFPEEIKSERFAGNKGGANADLSPLLCGTCAGGIKEIKTCREIVDEIIADTQKILSAAADLVK; translated from the coding sequence ATGTTTGAAAACAATAAACTCGCAAAACTTTTGAATATCAAGTATCCGGTCATCCAAGGCGGCATGGCGGGCGTTTCGGAATCGGTTCTGGCTTCCGCGGTTTCCAATGCCGGGGGGTTGGGCGTGATCGGATCGGGATTCGCGTCGGCCGCTTGGCTGGATGAAGAAATTAAAAAAACCAAGCTGTTGACCGGCAAGCCGTTTGGCGTGAACCTTTTATTGCAAAACCCGAATGTTTCCGAACTGGTCAAGGCGATCATTGCCAATAAAGTTCCGGTTGTGTTCACCGGCGGCGGCAACCCGGTGTCGTTAATGCCGTTTTTGAAACAGGCGGGCGTTAAAATTATTCCCGTGGTGCCTTACGCGCGTTTGGCGGTGAAAATGGAGCAGGCGGGTGCGGACGCGGTGGTGGTGGAGGGGCTTGAATCCGGCGGGCATATCGGCGAAAGCACGACAATGTGTTTGGTGCCGCAGGCCGCCGGAATGGTTAAAGATATTCCGGTGATCGCCGCCGGCGGAATTTGCGACGGACGGGCAATGGCCGCCGCAATGGTTTTGGGCGCCGATGGCGTACAGATCGGCACCCGATTCTTGGCGGCGACCGAGTGTCAGGTGAGCGAAAGCTATAAGAAGGCGGTGATTAACGCCGCCGATGAGAATATCGCGGTGGTGGCGCGTTTTACCGGCCATCCGGTACGGATGATCAATAACAAATTCGTTGAATCGGTGCGCAAGATCGAGGAAAAAAATCCGTTCCCCGAAGAAATCAAATCTGAACGGTTCGCCGGCAACAAAGGCGGCGCGAACGCCGATTTGTCGCCGCTATTGTGCGGCACTTGCGCGGGAGGGATCAAAGAAATAAAAACTTGCCGGGAGATTGTTGACGAAATTATTGCCGATACCCAAAAAATTCTGTCGGCGGCGGCGGATTTGGTAAAATAA
- a CDS encoding nitronate monooxygenase, whose translation MLYTKEQIKQIIPYDDPFLWVDEIEKIEGDVIVGYKQTLSLDPYFKGHFVDFPIMPGVLVVEGVAQTGTLLLRTKLGDSHKQKHLLAYQVRGAMFYSPILPGDRIKYRVQLLGVYNSKIANFVGEAYVGGVLKCEVRFSVAVMDKEEMKRNFVHRAAVQPVSAITSAQKTGAKLYELPPLKIAHWTAKYPIIQGGMAVRVSLHNLAGNVAKEGGVGLVAASGMRDPEELKSEISQARKIAGADGVIGINIMGVVGRFQQLVQAAIEEKVDLIVQGAGFRKDIFEMARDSNTPIFSLASSAKVAQKAQDAGAAAIIVVGADAAGHLGFPHGIPFRKMIDILKEVAAAGIKVPLIAAGGIFTGADIVEMMRAGAVGVQLGTRFVSTEECDANIKFKEAHINAKKEDSIIVHSPVGLPGRAIRTPFSDKVEAGTAPKPNPAECQGCIGPVCDKSYCILKALENARKGDVENGIVFAGSNVWRVKEITTVKKLIKELVGEANAILAKEPLIV comes from the coding sequence ATGTTATACACAAAAGAACAAATCAAACAGATAATTCCTTACGACGACCCTTTTTTGTGGGTTGATGAAATCGAGAAAATAGAAGGGGATGTTATTGTCGGCTATAAACAAACTTTATCGCTGGATCCTTATTTTAAGGGGCATTTCGTTGATTTTCCGATTATGCCGGGAGTTTTGGTGGTTGAGGGCGTCGCCCAGACCGGTACGCTTTTGTTGAGGACGAAATTGGGCGACAGCCACAAGCAAAAACATTTGCTGGCTTATCAGGTCCGGGGAGCGATGTTTTATTCGCCGATACTTCCCGGCGATCGGATAAAATACCGGGTCCAGCTCTTGGGGGTTTATAATTCAAAGATCGCCAATTTTGTCGGCGAGGCGTATGTGGGCGGCGTTCTTAAATGCGAGGTCAGATTTTCCGTGGCGGTTATGGATAAGGAAGAAATGAAACGGAATTTTGTTCACCGCGCCGCGGTTCAGCCGGTTTCGGCGATTACTTCGGCGCAAAAGACCGGCGCGAAACTTTATGAGTTGCCGCCGTTAAAAATCGCGCACTGGACGGCTAAATATCCGATTATTCAGGGCGGAATGGCGGTGCGCGTGTCATTGCACAATTTGGCGGGGAATGTGGCCAAAGAGGGCGGCGTGGGGCTTGTGGCCGCTTCCGGGATGAGAGATCCCGAAGAATTGAAAAGCGAAATCAGCCAGGCGCGGAAAATTGCCGGCGCCGACGGAGTGATCGGCATCAACATTATGGGGGTGGTTGGCCGTTTCCAACAATTGGTTCAGGCCGCGATTGAGGAAAAAGTTGATTTGATCGTCCAAGGCGCGGGTTTCCGAAAAGATATTTTTGAAATGGCGCGCGACAGCAACACTCCGATATTCTCCCTGGCTTCTTCGGCCAAAGTCGCGCAGAAAGCGCAGGACGCGGGCGCGGCGGCAATCATTGTCGTGGGCGCGGACGCGGCCGGACATCTTGGATTCCCGCACGGAATCCCTTTCCGCAAAATGATCGATATTTTAAAAGAAGTCGCGGCGGCGGGCATTAAGGTTCCGCTGATTGCGGCGGGCGGGATTTTCACCGGCGCCGATATCGTGGAAATGATGCGCGCGGGCGCGGTGGGAGTGCAATTGGGAACGCGCTTTGTTTCCACCGAAGAATGCGACGCCAACATCAAATTCAAGGAAGCGCATATTAACGCCAAAAAGGAAGACAGCATCATTGTCCATTCGCCGGTCGGGTTGCCCGGCCGCGCGATCCGCACGCCGTTTTCGGATAAAGTGGAGGCCGGTACGGCGCCCAAGCCCAACCCCGCCGAATGTCAGGGCTGTATCGGGCCGGTTTGCGACAAGAGCTATTGTATTTTGAAGGCGCTGGAGAACGCGCGCAAAGGCGATGTCGAGAACGGTATTGTTTTCGCCGGGTCAAATGTCTGGCGCGTGAAAGAAATCACCACGGTCAAAAAATTAATCAAAGAATTGGTCGGAGAAGCCAACGCGATTCTGGCCAAAGAACCATTGATTGTTTAA
- a CDS encoding cyclopropane-fatty-acyl-phospholipid synthase family protein, with amino-acid sequence MDNILDDILKNISERAPHTPFSVEFWDETKKQYGRGTEKFKIIFRRESALKKFLSAGTLGFGEEYMAGNIEVAGDMQAMLGLYDHWRDLNRNISPGVKLRVLANAILARAAARDSKKNIKYHYDIGNDFYSLWLDPAMTYSCAYFKNGFDSLEIAQANKHDYICKKLCLRGGEKLLDVGCGWGGMMFHAAKNYGADCVGCTLSQNQYEYISQKIKENNLGAKIKVYLKDYRQVQGVFDKFVSIGMFEHVGKNYYPDFFSMVKKTLKPSGIGVLHTIGSRFGGATDPFIAKYIFPGGFVPTLAMIADAMNKAELVFYDVEDLRMHYAKTLDLWIANFEAAGAEVKNVLAREIKDRIRAEEFIRMWRLYLNGSAVAFKNAGNRLYQITFTNGVNNDLPPTRDYLYS; translated from the coding sequence ATGGATAATATTTTAGACGATATTCTTAAAAACATCAGCGAACGGGCGCCGCATACGCCGTTCTCGGTCGAATTTTGGGATGAAACAAAAAAACAATATGGGCGGGGGACGGAAAAATTCAAGATTATCTTTCGTCGCGAAAGCGCGTTAAAGAAGTTTTTGTCGGCCGGCACATTGGGTTTCGGCGAGGAATATATGGCCGGCAATATCGAGGTTGCCGGAGATATGCAAGCGATGCTGGGGCTGTACGATCATTGGCGCGATCTTAATCGGAACATCTCGCCGGGGGTAAAGCTCCGGGTGTTGGCAAACGCGATTTTGGCGCGCGCGGCGGCCCGCGATTCAAAAAAGAATATCAAATATCATTATGATATCGGCAATGATTTTTATTCTTTATGGCTTGACCCGGCGATGACTTACTCCTGCGCGTATTTTAAAAACGGCTTCGACAGTCTGGAGATCGCGCAAGCGAACAAACACGATTATATTTGCAAGAAACTTTGCTTGCGAGGCGGAGAGAAATTGCTGGATGTCGGTTGCGGTTGGGGAGGGATGATGTTTCACGCCGCGAAAAATTATGGCGCCGATTGCGTCGGTTGCACATTGTCGCAAAACCAATACGAATACATTTCGCAAAAGATTAAAGAAAATAATTTGGGCGCCAAGATAAAGGTTTATTTGAAAGATTACCGCCAAGTCCAGGGAGTTTTTGACAAGTTTGTTTCCATCGGAATGTTCGAGCATGTGGGGAAAAACTATTATCCGGATTTTTTTTCAATGGTTAAAAAGACGCTTAAACCTTCGGGTATCGGCGTTTTGCACACCATTGGTTCCCGATTCGGGGGAGCGACCGATCCGTTTATCGCCAAATACATTTTTCCGGGCGGGTTTGTTCCGACGCTGGCAATGATTGCCGACGCGATGAATAAAGCCGAGTTGGTTTTCTATGATGTCGAAGATTTGCGGATGCATTACGCCAAAACGCTTGATCTTTGGATCGCTAATTTTGAAGCGGCCGGCGCCGAAGTGAAGAATGTCTTGGCCCGAGAAATAAAAGATCGGATCCGGGCCGAGGAATTCATCCGGATGTGGCGGCTTTATTTGAACGGCAGCGCGGTCGCTTTTAAGAATGCCGGCAATCGATTGTATCAGATAACTTTTACCAATGGAGTCAACAATGATCTGCCGCCGACTCGGGATTATTTGTATTCATAA
- the fabG gene encoding 3-oxoacyl-ACP reductase FabG, translating to MANIFDGKVVLITGSSQGIGRAVALKFASLSAKIAFNDIAAQEENLKAAVEEAKKAAAPDAKYFMADVSKYDDVEKMMAAIQTEFGRLDVLINNAGIAKDRTLAKMTVEEWQRVIDINLTSVFNCSKTALPMLIANQGNIVSMSSFSGLRGNFGQTNYTAAKAGIIGFTKTLSKEVGKFGVRVNAVAPGFIESKMTEAMPEDIKAMVKKLTSLARTGKPEEVANVIAFLASSEASFVTGDIINIDGGLWL from the coding sequence ATGGCAAACATATTTGACGGGAAAGTTGTTTTAATCACCGGTTCGTCGCAGGGAATCGGGCGCGCGGTCGCGTTGAAATTCGCCTCATTGAGCGCGAAAATCGCGTTTAACGATATCGCGGCACAAGAGGAAAATTTAAAGGCGGCGGTTGAGGAAGCCAAAAAAGCGGCCGCGCCGGACGCGAAATATTTTATGGCCGATGTTTCCAAATACGATGATGTGGAAAAAATGATGGCCGCGATCCAAACCGAATTCGGCCGTTTGGATGTTCTGATCAATAATGCGGGCATTGCCAAGGACCGGACGCTGGCGAAAATGACCGTGGAAGAATGGCAGCGCGTGATTGACATCAATTTGACCAGCGTTTTCAACTGCTCAAAAACCGCGTTGCCGATGCTGATCGCCAATCAGGGCAATATCGTGAGTATGTCGTCTTTCTCGGGATTGCGGGGCAATTTCGGGCAAACCAATTACACCGCGGCCAAAGCCGGCATCATTGGATTTACCAAGACGCTTTCTAAAGAAGTCGGTAAATTCGGCGTGCGCGTTAACGCGGTGGCCCCGGGATTTATCGAGTCGAAAATGACCGAGGCGATGCCCGAAGACATCAAGGCGATGGTGAAAAAATTAACTTCATTGGCGCGGACCGGCAAGCCCGAAGAAGTGGCGAATGTGATCGCGTTTCTGGCTTCAAGCGAAGCAAGTTTTGTGACCGGGGACATCATCAATATCGACGGCGGTTTGTGGCTGTGA
- a CDS encoding DUF362 domain-containing protein — MAFYQCLQCKRRWEYPLAECPYCFAPPEKMKNGNARVVGSIKVAIPTLLHPNVPYYILLLRDEAGNTWGHKSEIEYQTGDELKFEPNAGAVAIWRVKYDIREGIEKVLELAGGINVGKGSKIVVLPTLAKPSHGYFRDNTSPEFLNAVLRMLIDRGVEPENIIVAGQSFDEVPVVAIAQKSGLIDAGAKLKVSALDLAAAEFVKSGNFEIAKPVLDADLVINLAMEKIGRASAAENLFKILKKENYLGQKYLSSDAEIAANLEPVLKNIITIGEAEYVQRSNKLTTFMGLVLAAKSGRNLDRVFNEAAQSFKIPEIIKDIPAAGIPVAGRSVKEVQYQAEIF, encoded by the coding sequence ATGGCTTTTTATCAATGCTTACAATGCAAGCGGCGGTGGGAATATCCTTTGGCGGAGTGTCCTTACTGTTTCGCGCCGCCGGAGAAAATGAAAAACGGGAACGCGCGGGTGGTTGGTTCGATCAAAGTGGCGATTCCGACGCTTTTGCATCCCAATGTGCCGTATTATATTTTACTCTTGCGAGACGAAGCGGGCAACACATGGGGCCACAAATCGGAAATCGAATACCAAACCGGCGATGAACTGAAATTCGAACCGAATGCCGGCGCCGTGGCGATATGGCGCGTGAAATACGATATTCGGGAAGGGATCGAGAAAGTTCTGGAATTGGCCGGAGGCATCAATGTCGGCAAAGGTTCAAAAATCGTGGTTCTGCCCACATTGGCCAAGCCGAGCCACGGTTATTTTCGCGACAACACATCCCCGGAATTTTTGAACGCGGTTTTGCGAATGCTTATCGATCGCGGAGTTGAGCCGGAAAACATTATCGTGGCCGGGCAAAGCTTTGACGAAGTGCCGGTGGTCGCGATCGCGCAAAAATCAGGTTTGATCGATGCCGGAGCCAAATTGAAAGTGAGCGCGCTTGATCTGGCCGCGGCCGAATTCGTCAAATCCGGCAACTTTGAAATCGCCAAGCCGGTTTTGGATGCGGACTTGGTGATTAACCTGGCGATGGAAAAGATCGGGCGGGCAAGCGCCGCGGAAAACCTTTTCAAAATTTTGAAAAAAGAAAATTATCTGGGCCAAAAATATTTGTCTTCGGACGCGGAGATTGCCGCGAACCTGGAACCGGTGTTGAAAAATATCATCACGATTGGCGAGGCCGAATATGTCCAGCGGTCGAACAAACTGACCACTTTTATGGGGTTGGTTTTGGCTGCCAAATCCGGCCGGAATCTGGACCGGGTTTTCAACGAGGCGGCGCAGTCGTTTAAAATACCGGAAATAATAAAAGACATTCCCGCCGCCGGCATACCGGTGGCGGGGAGAAGCGTGAAGGAGGTGCAATATCAAGCGGAAATCTTTTAA